A window of the Thermodesulfovibrionales bacterium genome harbors these coding sequences:
- a CDS encoding adenosylcobalamin-dependent ribonucleoside-diphosphate reductase → MELTENALRVLRTRYLLKDEQGSVIETPHEMFRRIARAMASAERIYGDDPVAWEEKFYDLLAGLKFLPNSPTLMNAGKEIGQLAACFVLPVDDSMTGIFDTLKNAALILQSGGGTGFSFSRLRPKTDVVRSTGGIASGPVSFMKIYNTATEVIKQGGARRGANMGILRVDHPDILDFIRVKRNARELTNFNISVSVTDRFMEAVKNDAEYELINPRSRAVAGRLRARTVFDEIVESAWETGDPGVVFIDRINEFNPTPQLGDMESTNPCGEQPLLSYEACVLGSLNLSKYLKGSSSGNGRPGIDFDLLSRDIGTAVRFLDNAIDVNRYPLPAIESMHKGNRKIGLGVMGWADMLILLGIPYNSRKAFALGRELMRFIRDRSREASAGLATKRGVFPNFKGSIFDAPGMPHPRNATTTTIAPTGTLSIIANSSSGIEPLFALAFKRLILDTELHEKNDSFFRLAKERGFYSRGLEEKIIEKGSVRGMKEVPADIKRLFKTAHDIPAEDHIEMQAAFQEFTDNAVSKTINMPHRAKKEDVEKAFLLAYRKGLKGITVFRYGTAKGGTLVRFAESD, encoded by the coding sequence ATGGAACTCACCGAGAACGCACTCCGGGTCCTGAGGACACGGTACCTCCTGAAGGATGAGCAAGGGAGCGTCATCGAGACCCCGCATGAAATGTTCCGGCGGATTGCGAGGGCCATGGCATCGGCCGAGCGTATCTACGGTGATGATCCCGTTGCCTGGGAAGAGAAATTCTATGACCTCCTGGCCGGGCTGAAATTCCTTCCCAACTCCCCCACCCTCATGAACGCGGGCAAGGAGATCGGACAGCTGGCTGCCTGCTTCGTGCTCCCCGTCGATGATTCCATGACCGGCATCTTCGACACCCTGAAGAATGCCGCGCTTATTCTCCAAAGCGGAGGAGGAACGGGCTTTTCTTTCTCCCGTTTGCGGCCGAAGACCGATGTCGTCCGCTCGACGGGCGGGATAGCGAGCGGCCCTGTCTCGTTCATGAAGATATACAACACCGCAACAGAGGTTATTAAACAGGGCGGGGCGCGCCGCGGAGCAAACATGGGCATCCTCCGCGTGGACCATCCGGATATCCTCGACTTCATCAGGGTGAAGAGGAATGCAAGGGAACTGACGAATTTCAATATCTCCGTGTCTGTTACCGACAGATTCATGGAAGCCGTGAAGAACGACGCGGAATATGAACTGATAAACCCGAGGAGCAGGGCTGTGGCGGGAAGACTCAGGGCACGGACCGTCTTCGACGAGATCGTCGAAAGCGCATGGGAGACAGGTGATCCCGGCGTCGTCTTCATTGACCGGATCAATGAATTCAACCCGACACCGCAGCTCGGAGACATGGAGAGCACCAACCCCTGCGGTGAACAACCGCTTCTCTCGTATGAGGCGTGCGTCCTCGGTTCACTGAATCTTTCGAAATATCTGAAAGGGTCTTCGTCCGGGAACGGCAGGCCCGGGATCGATTTCGATCTTTTATCGCGGGATATCGGAACAGCGGTTCGCTTCCTCGACAACGCCATCGATGTAAACAGATACCCCCTCCCGGCGATAGAGTCGATGCATAAGGGAAACCGTAAGATAGGCCTCGGAGTCATGGGATGGGCAGATATGCTGATACTCCTCGGCATACCATATAACAGCAGAAAGGCATTCGCGCTCGGACGCGAACTCATGAGATTCATTAGGGACAGATCGCGCGAGGCCTCCGCGGGACTCGCTACGAAAAGGGGCGTCTTTCCGAATTTTAAGGGTTCCATCTTCGATGCGCCGGGAATGCCGCATCCGAGAAACGCGACGACAACCACGATCGCGCCGACGGGGACGCTCTCGATCATAGCGAACTCATCGAGCGGCATCGAACCCCTTTTCGCGCTCGCATTCAAGAGGCTCATCCTCGATACCGAGCTCCACGAGAAGAACGACTCATTCTTCAGACTCGCAAAAGAGCGGGGCTTCTACAGCAGGGGGCTCGAAGAGAAGATCATCGAGAAAGGCAGCGTCAGAGGGATGAAAGAGGTCCCTGCCGATATAAAGCGCCTCTTCAAGACGGCCCATGACATTCCGGCCGAAGACCACATAGAGATGCAGGCCGCGTTCCAGGAATTCACGGACAATGCCGTGTCAAAGACGATTAACATGCCGCATCGCGCAAAGAAGGAAGACGTTGAGAAGGCATTCCTTCTCGCCTACCGGAAAGGCCTGAAAGGCATTACCGTATTCAGGTACGGAACTGCGAAGGGTGGAACTCTCGTCAGGTTCGCCGAGTCTGATTAG